The following coding sequences lie in one Porphyromonas asaccharolytica DSM 20707 genomic window:
- a CDS encoding 3'-5' exonuclease, with protein MTLQLDRPLVVFDIEATGLDITNDRIIELTILKLMPDGERIVRTRRFNPEMPIPAESTAIHGITDEDVRDCPPFRACAKSLAELIDGCDLAGYNSQRFDLPMLGEEFLRAGVEVDLLSRQHIDVQTIFHKMEPRTLEGAVRFYCHREHIGAHGAEADTIATLDVLLAQLDKYGDALPHSVKELSDLTTYHRNVDLAGRIVLDDNDVPVFNFGKHKGRSVETVLREEPGYLSWLLQADFSRDTKRQFLLIKEQMKP; from the coding sequence ATGACGCTACAATTGGATCGTCCGCTAGTGGTCTTTGACATAGAGGCTACGGGACTGGATATTACGAATGACCGTATCATCGAGCTAACGATACTCAAGCTGATGCCTGATGGGGAGCGGATCGTACGGACACGACGCTTCAACCCAGAGATGCCTATCCCAGCCGAGAGCACAGCGATACATGGTATCACGGATGAAGATGTGCGTGACTGTCCTCCCTTTAGAGCTTGTGCTAAGAGCTTAGCGGAGCTGATCGATGGGTGCGACCTGGCGGGCTACAACTCGCAGCGCTTTGACCTGCCGATGCTGGGGGAGGAGTTCCTCCGTGCTGGTGTGGAGGTGGATTTGCTCTCTAGGCAGCACATAGACGTGCAGACGATCTTTCACAAGATGGAGCCACGGACGCTTGAGGGGGCTGTGCGCTTCTACTGTCATCGTGAGCATATCGGAGCGCATGGTGCCGAGGCGGACACGATCGCTACGCTCGATGTGCTACTGGCTCAGCTGGATAAGTATGGCGATGCACTGCCACATAGTGTCAAGGAGCTGTCTGATCTGACCACTTATCATCGCAATGTAGACCTCGCTGGGCGCATTGTGCTAGACGATAACGATGTGCCAGTCTTTAACTTTGGCAAGCACAAGGGGCGCTCTGTCGAGACAGTCTTGCGAGAAGAGCCTGGCTACCTCAGTTGGCTACTGCAAGCGGACTTCTCACGAGACACGAAGCGTCAGTTCCTCCTGATCAAGGAGCAGATGAAGCCTTAG